A DNA window from Ipomoea triloba cultivar NCNSP0323 chromosome 10, ASM357664v1 contains the following coding sequences:
- the LOC116032427 gene encoding coilin-like isoform X10, protein MEETCLRIKLIFHGGILSDSQKSEGFKKTWLLLKPQHHRTISDLCSHILQLFHLHESCPDGLLLYMDEFVLPPFESTSILKNKDVISVKRKPVTSTIECYDVPVNAGPLLLANEEFNKETGGYESEEPEDDGKIQVHDTSPLKDKLGGDGVSKKRKASEKLHSSKKKKKCSEVEEPDIDVQVEHAKKLQLVVTGKKSKHKKQKISDSKEKDNVKMSEDNVTTPVTNKNDKLQETEKDNVDATPKLEETPKRRSRSARRKSAKRQWLREMAKIQKTSTDSQSEALRNWKEMQSKSGREEAAGQPNGHMTNADSRSEALRNWKEMRSKPGREVAAGQSNGHKTNADSRSEAIRNWKEMQSKAGREETVCQSNRHNWKWGQASVSTEEGVNQPNGCGQARVKSGHGVSPQKGHKTWKQGQARAKSGEGVSLGHQGQSTSESRETSDQPRGLLNWNELLANDMVKDAEKHTQSDTNNNSCDNPNQNGDSEDETEVVPVEIRPGHIRFEPLGKERTVEQNQLNMFCSQENFRWNGITSKKKGQKWGTEKSSFSPRSELNGSNREQSGMPNDEKKTHSNEPFDFTKTPFLSSYPKEGDVIAYRLLELSSTWTPELSCYQVGEVSSYDSQSGRVSLMPVPEFPISSKKSDGDESPVQPNDSLYKEDGSLEIDFSSLVEVRILEHKTRVPGSSSECVFGDSLTVLTGTNDMQTTASIPENRDLIHGNEQRHSSSKENGVNLWEQFSETLNAKKEQLSKESNWGNGGSSGKSWSYKALRGSALGPTMAFLRSKNQL, encoded by the exons ATGGAGGAGACTTGTTTAAGGATCAAATTGATTTTCCATGGAGGCATTCTCAGCGATTCTCAGAAATCAGAGGGTTTCAAGAAAACCTGGCTCCTCCTAAAACCCCAGCACCATAGAACCATCTCGGACCTCTGCTCCCATATCCTTCAGCTCTTCCATCTCCATGAATCTTGCCCCGATGGCCTCCTTCTCTAC ATGGATGAGTTTGTCTTGCCCCCATTTGAGTCCACTAGTATTCTGAAAAATAAAGATGTTATCAG TGTGAAGAGAAAACCAGTCACATCAACCATTGAATGCTATGATGTACCTGTAAATGCTGGACCTTTGCTTCTGGCAAATGAGGAATTTAACAAGGAAACTGGAGGGTATGAGAGTGAGGAACCAGAAGATGATGGTAAAATCCAGGTCCATGATACTTCTCCTCTTAAGGATAAGTTGGGTGGAGATGGTGTCTCCAAGAAAAGGAAGGCATCAGAAAAACTCCATAGCTCAAA gaagaagaaaaagtgtTCAGAAGTTGAGGAGCCTGATATTGATGTTCAGGTTGAGCATGCTAAGAAACTCCAATTAGTTGTGACAGGGAAAAAGAGTAAGCACAAGAAGCAGAAAATATCTGACTCAAAGGAGAAGGATAATGTCAAAATGAGTGAAGATAATGTTACTACACCTGTCACAAACAA GAATGATAAGCTCCAAGAGACTGAAAAGGACAATGTGGATGCAACACCGAAGTTAGAGGAAACTCCAAAG CGCCGTAGTAGGAGTGCTAGAAGAAAATCTGCAAAGAGGCAGTGGTTGCGGGAAATGGCTAAAATTCAGAAGACTAGTACTGATTCTCAGTCAGAGGCACTT AGAAACTGGAAAGAGATGCAATCTAAATCTGGAAGAGAAGAGGCAGCTGGCCAACCAAATGGACAC ATGACAAATGCTGATTCTCGATCAGAGGCGCTT AGAAATTGGAAAGAGATGCGATCTAAACCTGGAAGAGAAGTGGCAGCTGGCCAATCAAATGGACAT AAAACAAATGCTGATTCTCGATCTGAGGCAATT AGAAATTGGAAAGAGATGCAATCTAAAGCTGGTAGAGAGGAGACAGTTTGTCAATCAAACAGACAT AATTGGAAGTGGGGACAAGCTAGTGTAAGCACTGAAGAGGGTGTTAATCAACCAAATGGATGT GGACAAGCTAGAGTGAAGAGTGGACATGGTGTAAGTCCACAAAAAGGACAT AAAACTTGGAAGCAGGGACAAGCTAGGGCGAAGAGTGGAGAGGGTGTTAGTCTAGGACAT CAGGGACAAAGTACATCTGAAAGTAGGGAGACCTCTGATCAGCCGAGGGGACTT CTAAATTGGAATGAATTGCTTGCCAATGATATGGTTAAAGATGCAGAGAAACACACACAATCAGATACTAACAACAATTCCTGTGATAATCCAAATCAAAATGGTGATAGTGAAGATGAAACTGAAGTTGTTCCTGTTGAAATAAGGCCAGGACATATCCGATTTGAGCCACTGGGGAAAG AACGAACTGTGGAACAGAATCAATTAAACATG TTTTGCTCTCAGGAAAATTTCAGGTGGAATGGGATCACTAGCAAGAAAAAGGGTCAGAAATGGGGCACAGAGAAATCTTCATTTTCACCAAGAAGTGAACTTAATGGTTCAAACAGAGAACAATCTGGAATGCCgaatgatgaaaaaaaaacacattctAATGAACCATTTGACTTTACCAAAACTCCGTTCCTCTCTAGCTATCCCAAG GAAGGTGATGTGATTGCATATAGGTTGCTTGAACTATCATCCACCTGGACCCCTGAGCTCTCCTGCTATCAG GTTGGGGAAGTATCATCATATGATTCTCAATCAGGTAGAGTTTCATTGATGCCAGTCCCTGAGTTTCCAATTTCTAGTAAAAAGTCAGATGGGGATGAATCTCCGGTGCAACCCAATGATTCTCTTTATAAAGAGGATGGATCATTGGAG ATAGATTTTTCGTCACTTGTTGAAGTTCGTATTCTAGAACATAAAACAAGAGTTCCTGGTAGCTCAAGTGAATGTGTGTTTGGCGACAGCTTAACCGTGTTGACTGGCACTAATGATATGCAAACAACTGCTTCCATTCCTG AAAACAGAGATTTAATCCACGGCAATGAACAAAGGCATTCTTCCAGCAAAG AAAATGGAGTAAACCTGTGGGAGCAATTCAGCGAAACTCTAAATGCAAAAAAGGAACAGCTTTCCAAGGAAAGTAATTGGGGTAACGGGGGGAGTTCAGGCAAGAGTTGGTCATATAAAGCATTAAGAGGCAGTGCATTAGGCCCAACAATGGCTTTTCTAAGATCGAAAAATCAGTTATGA
- the LOC116032427 gene encoding coilin-like isoform X2 — translation MEETCLRIKLIFHGGILSDSQKSEGFKKTWLLLKPQHHRTISDLCSHILQLFHLHESCPDGLLLYMDEFVLPPFESTSILKNKDVISVKRKPVTSTIECYDVPVNAGPLLLANEEFNKETGGYESEEPEDDGKIQVHDTSPLKDKLGGDGVSKKRKASEKLHSSKKKKKCSEVEEPDIDVQVEHAKKLQLVVTGKKSKHKKQKISDSKEKDNVKMSEDNVTTPVTNKNDKLQETEKDNVDATPKLEETPKRRSRSARRKSAKRQWLREMAKIQKTSTDSQSEALRNWKEMQSKSGREEAAGQPNGHMTNADSRSEALRNWKEMRSKPGREVAAGQSNGHKTNADSRSEAIRNWKEMQSKAGREETVCQSNRHQNWKWGQASVSTEEGVNQPNGCQNWKQGQARVKSGHGVSPQKGHKTWKQGQARAKSGEGVSLGHGQSTSESRETSDQPRGLLNWNELLANDMVKDAEKHTQSDTNNNSCDNPNQNGDSEDETEVVPVEIRPGHIRFEPLGKERTVEQNQLNMFCSQENFRWNGITSKKKGQKWGTEKSSFSPRSELNGSNREQSGMPNDEKKTHSNEPFDFTKTPFLSSYPKEGDVIAYRLLELSSTWTPELSCYQVGEVSSYDSQSGRVSLMPVPEFPISSKKSDGDESPVQPNDSLYKEDGSLEIDFSSLVEVRILEHKTRVPGSSSECVFGDSLTVLTGTNDMQTTASIPENRDLIHGNEQRHSSSKENGVNLWEQFSETLNAKKEQLSKESNWGNGGSSGKSWSYKALRGSALGPTMAFLRSKNQL, via the exons ATGGAGGAGACTTGTTTAAGGATCAAATTGATTTTCCATGGAGGCATTCTCAGCGATTCTCAGAAATCAGAGGGTTTCAAGAAAACCTGGCTCCTCCTAAAACCCCAGCACCATAGAACCATCTCGGACCTCTGCTCCCATATCCTTCAGCTCTTCCATCTCCATGAATCTTGCCCCGATGGCCTCCTTCTCTAC ATGGATGAGTTTGTCTTGCCCCCATTTGAGTCCACTAGTATTCTGAAAAATAAAGATGTTATCAG TGTGAAGAGAAAACCAGTCACATCAACCATTGAATGCTATGATGTACCTGTAAATGCTGGACCTTTGCTTCTGGCAAATGAGGAATTTAACAAGGAAACTGGAGGGTATGAGAGTGAGGAACCAGAAGATGATGGTAAAATCCAGGTCCATGATACTTCTCCTCTTAAGGATAAGTTGGGTGGAGATGGTGTCTCCAAGAAAAGGAAGGCATCAGAAAAACTCCATAGCTCAAA gaagaagaaaaagtgtTCAGAAGTTGAGGAGCCTGATATTGATGTTCAGGTTGAGCATGCTAAGAAACTCCAATTAGTTGTGACAGGGAAAAAGAGTAAGCACAAGAAGCAGAAAATATCTGACTCAAAGGAGAAGGATAATGTCAAAATGAGTGAAGATAATGTTACTACACCTGTCACAAACAA GAATGATAAGCTCCAAGAGACTGAAAAGGACAATGTGGATGCAACACCGAAGTTAGAGGAAACTCCAAAG CGCCGTAGTAGGAGTGCTAGAAGAAAATCTGCAAAGAGGCAGTGGTTGCGGGAAATGGCTAAAATTCAGAAGACTAGTACTGATTCTCAGTCAGAGGCACTT AGAAACTGGAAAGAGATGCAATCTAAATCTGGAAGAGAAGAGGCAGCTGGCCAACCAAATGGACAC ATGACAAATGCTGATTCTCGATCAGAGGCGCTT AGAAATTGGAAAGAGATGCGATCTAAACCTGGAAGAGAAGTGGCAGCTGGCCAATCAAATGGACAT AAAACAAATGCTGATTCTCGATCTGAGGCAATT AGAAATTGGAAAGAGATGCAATCTAAAGCTGGTAGAGAGGAGACAGTTTGTCAATCAAACAGACAT CAGAATTGGAAGTGGGGACAAGCTAGTGTAAGCACTGAAGAGGGTGTTAATCAACCAAATGGATGT CAAAACTGGAAGCAGGGACAAGCTAGAGTGAAGAGTGGACATGGTGTAAGTCCACAAAAAGGACAT AAAACTTGGAAGCAGGGACAAGCTAGGGCGAAGAGTGGAGAGGGTGTTAGTCTAGGACAT GGACAAAGTACATCTGAAAGTAGGGAGACCTCTGATCAGCCGAGGGGACTT CTAAATTGGAATGAATTGCTTGCCAATGATATGGTTAAAGATGCAGAGAAACACACACAATCAGATACTAACAACAATTCCTGTGATAATCCAAATCAAAATGGTGATAGTGAAGATGAAACTGAAGTTGTTCCTGTTGAAATAAGGCCAGGACATATCCGATTTGAGCCACTGGGGAAAG AACGAACTGTGGAACAGAATCAATTAAACATG TTTTGCTCTCAGGAAAATTTCAGGTGGAATGGGATCACTAGCAAGAAAAAGGGTCAGAAATGGGGCACAGAGAAATCTTCATTTTCACCAAGAAGTGAACTTAATGGTTCAAACAGAGAACAATCTGGAATGCCgaatgatgaaaaaaaaacacattctAATGAACCATTTGACTTTACCAAAACTCCGTTCCTCTCTAGCTATCCCAAG GAAGGTGATGTGATTGCATATAGGTTGCTTGAACTATCATCCACCTGGACCCCTGAGCTCTCCTGCTATCAG GTTGGGGAAGTATCATCATATGATTCTCAATCAGGTAGAGTTTCATTGATGCCAGTCCCTGAGTTTCCAATTTCTAGTAAAAAGTCAGATGGGGATGAATCTCCGGTGCAACCCAATGATTCTCTTTATAAAGAGGATGGATCATTGGAG ATAGATTTTTCGTCACTTGTTGAAGTTCGTATTCTAGAACATAAAACAAGAGTTCCTGGTAGCTCAAGTGAATGTGTGTTTGGCGACAGCTTAACCGTGTTGACTGGCACTAATGATATGCAAACAACTGCTTCCATTCCTG AAAACAGAGATTTAATCCACGGCAATGAACAAAGGCATTCTTCCAGCAAAG AAAATGGAGTAAACCTGTGGGAGCAATTCAGCGAAACTCTAAATGCAAAAAAGGAACAGCTTTCCAAGGAAAGTAATTGGGGTAACGGGGGGAGTTCAGGCAAGAGTTGGTCATATAAAGCATTAAGAGGCAGTGCATTAGGCCCAACAATGGCTTTTCTAAGATCGAAAAATCAGTTATGA
- the LOC116032427 gene encoding coilin-like isoform X4, with protein sequence MEETCLRIKLIFHGGILSDSQKSEGFKKTWLLLKPQHHRTISDLCSHILQLFHLHESCPDGLLLYMDEFVLPPFESTSILKNKDVISVKRKPVTSTIECYDVPVNAGPLLLANEEFNKETGGYESEEPEDDGKIQVHDTSPLKDKLGGDGVSKKRKASEKLHSSKKKKKCSEVEEPDIDVQVEHAKKLQLVVTGKKSKHKKQKISDSKEKDNVKMSEDNVTTPVTNKNDKLQETEKDNVDATPKLEETPKRRSRSARRKSAKRQWLREMAKIQKTSTDSQSEALRNWKEMQSKSGREEAAGQPNGHMTNADSRSEALRNWKEMRSKPGREVAAGQSNGHKTNADSRSEAIRNWKEMQSKAGREETVCQSNRHQNWKWGQASVSTEEGVNQPNGCQNWKQGQARVKSGHGVSPQKGHKTWKQGQARAKSGEGVSLGHQGQSTSESRETSDQPRGLLNWNELLANDMVKDAEKHTQSDTNNNSCDNPNQNGDSEDETEVVPVEIRPGHIRFEPLGKERTVEQNQLNMENFRWNGITSKKKGQKWGTEKSSFSPRSELNGSNREQSGMPNDEKKTHSNEPFDFTKTPFLSSYPKEGDVIAYRLLELSSTWTPELSCYQVGEVSSYDSQSGRVSLMPVPEFPISSKKSDGDESPVQPNDSLYKEDGSLEIDFSSLVEVRILEHKTRVPGSSSECVFGDSLTVLTGTNDMQTTASIPENRDLIHGNEQRHSSSKENGVNLWEQFSETLNAKKEQLSKESNWGNGGSSGKSWSYKALRGSALGPTMAFLRSKNQL encoded by the exons ATGGAGGAGACTTGTTTAAGGATCAAATTGATTTTCCATGGAGGCATTCTCAGCGATTCTCAGAAATCAGAGGGTTTCAAGAAAACCTGGCTCCTCCTAAAACCCCAGCACCATAGAACCATCTCGGACCTCTGCTCCCATATCCTTCAGCTCTTCCATCTCCATGAATCTTGCCCCGATGGCCTCCTTCTCTAC ATGGATGAGTTTGTCTTGCCCCCATTTGAGTCCACTAGTATTCTGAAAAATAAAGATGTTATCAG TGTGAAGAGAAAACCAGTCACATCAACCATTGAATGCTATGATGTACCTGTAAATGCTGGACCTTTGCTTCTGGCAAATGAGGAATTTAACAAGGAAACTGGAGGGTATGAGAGTGAGGAACCAGAAGATGATGGTAAAATCCAGGTCCATGATACTTCTCCTCTTAAGGATAAGTTGGGTGGAGATGGTGTCTCCAAGAAAAGGAAGGCATCAGAAAAACTCCATAGCTCAAA gaagaagaaaaagtgtTCAGAAGTTGAGGAGCCTGATATTGATGTTCAGGTTGAGCATGCTAAGAAACTCCAATTAGTTGTGACAGGGAAAAAGAGTAAGCACAAGAAGCAGAAAATATCTGACTCAAAGGAGAAGGATAATGTCAAAATGAGTGAAGATAATGTTACTACACCTGTCACAAACAA GAATGATAAGCTCCAAGAGACTGAAAAGGACAATGTGGATGCAACACCGAAGTTAGAGGAAACTCCAAAG CGCCGTAGTAGGAGTGCTAGAAGAAAATCTGCAAAGAGGCAGTGGTTGCGGGAAATGGCTAAAATTCAGAAGACTAGTACTGATTCTCAGTCAGAGGCACTT AGAAACTGGAAAGAGATGCAATCTAAATCTGGAAGAGAAGAGGCAGCTGGCCAACCAAATGGACAC ATGACAAATGCTGATTCTCGATCAGAGGCGCTT AGAAATTGGAAAGAGATGCGATCTAAACCTGGAAGAGAAGTGGCAGCTGGCCAATCAAATGGACAT AAAACAAATGCTGATTCTCGATCTGAGGCAATT AGAAATTGGAAAGAGATGCAATCTAAAGCTGGTAGAGAGGAGACAGTTTGTCAATCAAACAGACAT CAGAATTGGAAGTGGGGACAAGCTAGTGTAAGCACTGAAGAGGGTGTTAATCAACCAAATGGATGT CAAAACTGGAAGCAGGGACAAGCTAGAGTGAAGAGTGGACATGGTGTAAGTCCACAAAAAGGACAT AAAACTTGGAAGCAGGGACAAGCTAGGGCGAAGAGTGGAGAGGGTGTTAGTCTAGGACAT CAGGGACAAAGTACATCTGAAAGTAGGGAGACCTCTGATCAGCCGAGGGGACTT CTAAATTGGAATGAATTGCTTGCCAATGATATGGTTAAAGATGCAGAGAAACACACACAATCAGATACTAACAACAATTCCTGTGATAATCCAAATCAAAATGGTGATAGTGAAGATGAAACTGAAGTTGTTCCTGTTGAAATAAGGCCAGGACATATCCGATTTGAGCCACTGGGGAAAG AACGAACTGTGGAACAGAATCAATTAAACATG GAAAATTTCAGGTGGAATGGGATCACTAGCAAGAAAAAGGGTCAGAAATGGGGCACAGAGAAATCTTCATTTTCACCAAGAAGTGAACTTAATGGTTCAAACAGAGAACAATCTGGAATGCCgaatgatgaaaaaaaaacacattctAATGAACCATTTGACTTTACCAAAACTCCGTTCCTCTCTAGCTATCCCAAG GAAGGTGATGTGATTGCATATAGGTTGCTTGAACTATCATCCACCTGGACCCCTGAGCTCTCCTGCTATCAG GTTGGGGAAGTATCATCATATGATTCTCAATCAGGTAGAGTTTCATTGATGCCAGTCCCTGAGTTTCCAATTTCTAGTAAAAAGTCAGATGGGGATGAATCTCCGGTGCAACCCAATGATTCTCTTTATAAAGAGGATGGATCATTGGAG ATAGATTTTTCGTCACTTGTTGAAGTTCGTATTCTAGAACATAAAACAAGAGTTCCTGGTAGCTCAAGTGAATGTGTGTTTGGCGACAGCTTAACCGTGTTGACTGGCACTAATGATATGCAAACAACTGCTTCCATTCCTG AAAACAGAGATTTAATCCACGGCAATGAACAAAGGCATTCTTCCAGCAAAG AAAATGGAGTAAACCTGTGGGAGCAATTCAGCGAAACTCTAAATGCAAAAAAGGAACAGCTTTCCAAGGAAAGTAATTGGGGTAACGGGGGGAGTTCAGGCAAGAGTTGGTCATATAAAGCATTAAGAGGCAGTGCATTAGGCCCAACAATGGCTTTTCTAAGATCGAAAAATCAGTTATGA
- the LOC116032427 gene encoding coilin-like isoform X1, producing the protein MEETCLRIKLIFHGGILSDSQKSEGFKKTWLLLKPQHHRTISDLCSHILQLFHLHESCPDGLLLYMDEFVLPPFESTSILKNKDVISVKRKPVTSTIECYDVPVNAGPLLLANEEFNKETGGYESEEPEDDGKIQVHDTSPLKDKLGGDGVSKKRKASEKLHSSKKKKKCSEVEEPDIDVQVEHAKKLQLVVTGKKSKHKKQKISDSKEKDNVKMSEDNVTTPVTNKNDKLQETEKDNVDATPKLEETPKRRSRSARRKSAKRQWLREMAKIQKTSTDSQSEALRNWKEMQSKSGREEAAGQPNGHMTNADSRSEALRNWKEMRSKPGREVAAGQSNGHKTNADSRSEAIRNWKEMQSKAGREETVCQSNRHQNWKWGQASVSTEEGVNQPNGCQNWKQGQARVKSGHGVSPQKGHKTWKQGQARAKSGEGVSLGHQGQSTSESRETSDQPRGLLNWNELLANDMVKDAEKHTQSDTNNNSCDNPNQNGDSEDETEVVPVEIRPGHIRFEPLGKERTVEQNQLNMFCSQENFRWNGITSKKKGQKWGTEKSSFSPRSELNGSNREQSGMPNDEKKTHSNEPFDFTKTPFLSSYPKEGDVIAYRLLELSSTWTPELSCYQVGEVSSYDSQSGRVSLMPVPEFPISSKKSDGDESPVQPNDSLYKEDGSLEIDFSSLVEVRILEHKTRVPGSSSECVFGDSLTVLTGTNDMQTTASIPENRDLIHGNEQRHSSSKENGVNLWEQFSETLNAKKEQLSKESNWGNGGSSGKSWSYKALRGSALGPTMAFLRSKNQL; encoded by the exons ATGGAGGAGACTTGTTTAAGGATCAAATTGATTTTCCATGGAGGCATTCTCAGCGATTCTCAGAAATCAGAGGGTTTCAAGAAAACCTGGCTCCTCCTAAAACCCCAGCACCATAGAACCATCTCGGACCTCTGCTCCCATATCCTTCAGCTCTTCCATCTCCATGAATCTTGCCCCGATGGCCTCCTTCTCTAC ATGGATGAGTTTGTCTTGCCCCCATTTGAGTCCACTAGTATTCTGAAAAATAAAGATGTTATCAG TGTGAAGAGAAAACCAGTCACATCAACCATTGAATGCTATGATGTACCTGTAAATGCTGGACCTTTGCTTCTGGCAAATGAGGAATTTAACAAGGAAACTGGAGGGTATGAGAGTGAGGAACCAGAAGATGATGGTAAAATCCAGGTCCATGATACTTCTCCTCTTAAGGATAAGTTGGGTGGAGATGGTGTCTCCAAGAAAAGGAAGGCATCAGAAAAACTCCATAGCTCAAA gaagaagaaaaagtgtTCAGAAGTTGAGGAGCCTGATATTGATGTTCAGGTTGAGCATGCTAAGAAACTCCAATTAGTTGTGACAGGGAAAAAGAGTAAGCACAAGAAGCAGAAAATATCTGACTCAAAGGAGAAGGATAATGTCAAAATGAGTGAAGATAATGTTACTACACCTGTCACAAACAA GAATGATAAGCTCCAAGAGACTGAAAAGGACAATGTGGATGCAACACCGAAGTTAGAGGAAACTCCAAAG CGCCGTAGTAGGAGTGCTAGAAGAAAATCTGCAAAGAGGCAGTGGTTGCGGGAAATGGCTAAAATTCAGAAGACTAGTACTGATTCTCAGTCAGAGGCACTT AGAAACTGGAAAGAGATGCAATCTAAATCTGGAAGAGAAGAGGCAGCTGGCCAACCAAATGGACAC ATGACAAATGCTGATTCTCGATCAGAGGCGCTT AGAAATTGGAAAGAGATGCGATCTAAACCTGGAAGAGAAGTGGCAGCTGGCCAATCAAATGGACAT AAAACAAATGCTGATTCTCGATCTGAGGCAATT AGAAATTGGAAAGAGATGCAATCTAAAGCTGGTAGAGAGGAGACAGTTTGTCAATCAAACAGACAT CAGAATTGGAAGTGGGGACAAGCTAGTGTAAGCACTGAAGAGGGTGTTAATCAACCAAATGGATGT CAAAACTGGAAGCAGGGACAAGCTAGAGTGAAGAGTGGACATGGTGTAAGTCCACAAAAAGGACAT AAAACTTGGAAGCAGGGACAAGCTAGGGCGAAGAGTGGAGAGGGTGTTAGTCTAGGACAT CAGGGACAAAGTACATCTGAAAGTAGGGAGACCTCTGATCAGCCGAGGGGACTT CTAAATTGGAATGAATTGCTTGCCAATGATATGGTTAAAGATGCAGAGAAACACACACAATCAGATACTAACAACAATTCCTGTGATAATCCAAATCAAAATGGTGATAGTGAAGATGAAACTGAAGTTGTTCCTGTTGAAATAAGGCCAGGACATATCCGATTTGAGCCACTGGGGAAAG AACGAACTGTGGAACAGAATCAATTAAACATG TTTTGCTCTCAGGAAAATTTCAGGTGGAATGGGATCACTAGCAAGAAAAAGGGTCAGAAATGGGGCACAGAGAAATCTTCATTTTCACCAAGAAGTGAACTTAATGGTTCAAACAGAGAACAATCTGGAATGCCgaatgatgaaaaaaaaacacattctAATGAACCATTTGACTTTACCAAAACTCCGTTCCTCTCTAGCTATCCCAAG GAAGGTGATGTGATTGCATATAGGTTGCTTGAACTATCATCCACCTGGACCCCTGAGCTCTCCTGCTATCAG GTTGGGGAAGTATCATCATATGATTCTCAATCAGGTAGAGTTTCATTGATGCCAGTCCCTGAGTTTCCAATTTCTAGTAAAAAGTCAGATGGGGATGAATCTCCGGTGCAACCCAATGATTCTCTTTATAAAGAGGATGGATCATTGGAG ATAGATTTTTCGTCACTTGTTGAAGTTCGTATTCTAGAACATAAAACAAGAGTTCCTGGTAGCTCAAGTGAATGTGTGTTTGGCGACAGCTTAACCGTGTTGACTGGCACTAATGATATGCAAACAACTGCTTCCATTCCTG AAAACAGAGATTTAATCCACGGCAATGAACAAAGGCATTCTTCCAGCAAAG AAAATGGAGTAAACCTGTGGGAGCAATTCAGCGAAACTCTAAATGCAAAAAAGGAACAGCTTTCCAAGGAAAGTAATTGGGGTAACGGGGGGAGTTCAGGCAAGAGTTGGTCATATAAAGCATTAAGAGGCAGTGCATTAGGCCCAACAATGGCTTTTCTAAGATCGAAAAATCAGTTATGA